DNA sequence from the Cellulophaga sp. HaHaR_3_176 genome:
TAAATGTGTATAAAAGGTAGATGCCTTTATTGTCACCTTATCTTTTATATTTTTCTGAATTCCTAAATCGACATTGTATGCATACTCTGGCTCTAGATCAGGATTTGGAACAACTACCGAGCCTGGCTCCGAATCAAATATTTTACCAACATCATCAATATTTGGCGCCCTAAAACCTGTCGATAAATTTGCTGTTACCTGTAAATCTGCTTTTGGAAACCAACTTACTCCCAAACTACCTGTTAATGCCCCTGTACTTAAATCAGCATTATTGAAAGGAAAAGAGTAAAATTCTGTATTAAACTCAGCATCTAACCAAACTCTACTATAGCGTAGACCTGATAATAACGCCACGTTAGGCTTTATTTTATATTCTGCATTAACATACCCAGCCATTGTTTGCCAAGTAGATTTATCAGGATATCTACTTGCTGTTTCATCAGATTCTCCAGTAATGATATTCTGCTGACTTCCAAAAGAATGAACTTTATTATAAATATATTCACCTCCGTAATACAATCGTAAATCTCCAATTCTCTTATTTTCAAAATCTATATTTATAGAAGCTACATCTAACTTTTCTTTTGTAGAATATCTGATATCATCTTGAAAATCTCTATCGTTTCTGCTCTCCTCAAAAAATTGATATGCAGTAGTAACTTTTAAACCGTCGTAAAAACCACCCTTCCCATTTTTTGTATACTGCAAGTTACTCATGAACCATTTTTGAGGTCCGTAATACCATTCTGCAGAGCGAAGTCCATCATCTGCACTGTTTGGTCGTATTAATCTATCGTACCTAGAATAATCTGAAGTTTCTGAATAATAATTATTTAAACTTAAACCCCAATTTGAATTTGGTTTAAATTTAATTTTTTGCATTAAATTAATTTGATTATAACCCGTTGGTATTTGATCTCTAGGGCTATTATTCGTCACTAAAATATCTTCTCCATCAAAAGTTTCAACATAGTTTTCTCGCAAATAAGAATCTGGCCCATATTTGCCCATTTTCAAATCACCAAAATTATTATAAGTTGCACTTGTTAAAAAAGCCCATTTTTCAGTACCTATATTAAAGTCAAAATGACCTGTATTTTCTGAATTTGCAGATGAAAACCTGTAATCAGCATTACCTGAAACAATATTTTTATTTATTGCAGAAAATTGTGCCTCTTTAGTAAAAAAGTTCATTACACCACCTATAGCATCACTACCATAAATAACAGACCCTGGCCCAAAAACTATTTCCGTATTTCTTATAATATAAGGATCTATAGCTATTACATTTTGAATATTACCTCCTCTAAAAATGGCATTATTCATTCTAACACCATCTACAGATAATAGCAATCTATTTGTTGAAAAACCTCTTATCATGGGGCTTCCGCCTCCTAGTTGACTTTTTTGAACAAATACCTTACCGCTATTCTCTAATAAATCTGCTGCGGTTTGAGGATTTGTAAAAGCAATAGATTTTGCGTTAATAGCTACTATTTTTTGAGGAATATCTTTTTTCTGTTGTTCCCATTTCGAAATTGACATCACAACCTCATCTAATTGCTGAGTTATAGGTACCAAATACACCTTACCTTCTCTTTTTTTTATTTGAGCTTTGGTTGTTTTATATATTTCATGCCCATAATGTTTAAAGGTAATTCGTTCTCCTTTATTAAAAATAGAGATATCACATTGGCCGTCAAAATCAGAAATTACTGCTTTACTTTTATCTACATTAAAAACAGCAACATTTACAATAGGCTCTTTAGTATCAAAGTCTAAAACAAGAATATTTTGAGCATAAAAAATGTGAGAAACAAAGAAAAATAATAAGGTTAATTTTTTATTCATTCTAGCTAAAAACTTCATTTAGAATTGCAAGAGATTTAGGTTTTCTAAATCCGTGCAAATGTAACTCATAATAAAGAATGATACTCTTCAAAAGCTCTTGGCGCTGTTTTTTATTCATCTTTATTGTTTGTATTGCATCAAAATTTATGCCCAAAAATCTTTTAAAATAATTTAAATTCTCACCTAACATTATAGGATTTAATGATAACTTATAAATGAAAGCACCTTCTAAAAGATCAAAATAAGGAGCATTTATTTCAGTTGTATCTGGCGAAAAACCAAAATACTTAGTCAGAACCACAAAAAAATGTAAATGAAAGTTAGAAATTTCAGAGTTAGCATCAAGCCACTGTAGTGAAGCTTCTAAAAAATCAAACAAGTTTTGATCCCCTTCTTCTTCATGAATACTATTACTCAACATTTCTGCAATAAAAAAAGTTAAAGCATTTTTGGTAATATTAGTATGTAACTCTTGATAATGATATGCGACCTTAACTTCTTTAATAGTTTCTAAAGTGCCTTTATTTTTATGATACGCAACAATTTCGAGTTGGGTTAAAGGCTGAAAGTATGCTGCTTTAAGTTTTCCTTTTTTAGAAGTAAGCACGCCTTTTAATAAGTATGATTTTACGCCATCTGATGCTGTATAGGCTTTTACAATTAAGCTCGTATCACCGTATTTTAATGCCGATAAAATAATTGCTTTTGTTGTGACCTGCATTCTAGTCTTTTAGGTTAATACAAAGATAGGGCTTTGCATTATTAGAGCTATTTTAAAAAATGTAAATCAACATTATTAAAATCGTATTTTTTCAAACGACAACCAAATTTCAATAATCGAGAATTAGGACTTTTTTTATAAAAAAAAGCGAAGTTTCCTCACAGAAACTTCGCTTTTTAAATATAAAGGTTTTACTATTAAATAACCCCTTGTGCTAACATGGCATCGGCAACTTTTACGAAACCAGCAATGTTTGCTCCTTTTACATAGTTGCAATACCCATTCTCATCTTTCCCGTATTCAATACAAGAATCATGAATATCTTCCATAATATCTTTTAAACGACCATCAACCTCTTCTCGCGTCCAACTGATACGAAGTGAGTTTTGAGACATTTCTAAACCTGAAGTAGCAACACCACCAGCATTAGATGCCTTACCTGGCGCAAAAAGTATTTTTGCTTCATGAAACTCATAAATAGCCTCAGGAGTAGAAGGCATATTTGCACCTTCTGCAACACAAATACAACCGTTTTTAATTAATGTTTTTGCATCATCACCACTCAATTCATTTTGAGTAGCACACGGCAAAGCGATATCACACTTAACTTCCCAAGGTGTTTTTCCTTTGTGGAATGTTGCTGAAGCATATTTATCTGCATATTCAGATATACGGCCTCTTCTATTATTTTTCAAGTCCATTACAAACTCTAACTTTTCATTATCAATACCATCTGTATCTACAATATAGCCTTGAGAATCTGAAAGCGTTAAAACTTTAGCACCCAACTGTAGTGCTTTTTCAGCAGCATATTGTGCAACATTTCCTGATCCAGAAATCACAACATTTTTGCCGCTAAAATCTTTTCCTTGAGTTTTCATCATACTTTGTGCGAAATACACAGTACCATAACCTGTTGCTTCTGGGCGAATTAACGAACCACCCCATGAACGACCTTTACCTGTCAAAACACCAGTAAACTCATTTCTAATTTTTTTATACATACCAAACAAGAAACCAATTTCTCGTGCTCCAACTCCGATATCACCAGCAGGCACATCTGTATTCGGTCCAATATGTCTGTTTAGTTCTAACATAAAAGCATGGCAAAAACGCATTACCTCATCATCAGATTTTCCTTTCGGATCAAAATCAGAACCACCTTTACCACCACCCATTGGCAATGTTGTTAAACTATTTTTAAACACTTGCTCAAAAGCTAAAAACTTAAGAATACTTGCATTTACTGACGGATGAAAACGCAAACCACCTTTATAAGGCCCAATTGCAGAATTCATCTGTATACGATACCCTCTATTAACATGAATTTCACCTTTATCATCTACCCATGCAACTCTAAAAGATATTAGTCTTTCAGGCTCTACCATACGCAACAAAATATTTTTGCCGTTATAGATTTTATGTTTTGCTATATAGGGAATTACTGTTTCCGCTACTTCTTGTACTGCTTGAATGAATTCAGGTTCATGACCATTTCTAGTCTTAACCTCCTCCATAAATGTTTTAATTTTTAGTTCCATATTTATAATTAGAATCTGTTACTAATTTGGCATTTATCCATGCCTTATTTATTGAATTTAAAATATAATGTCAAAATTATACTATTATCACAATTTAAGTGCCTTTTGTTTAAAAAATTAATAAATATTTAATTTAAGGCTTGTTCTAAATCAGAAATTAAATCGTCAATATCTTCGATACCTACACTTAACCTAATTAAAGAATCTACAACTCCGACTTTTTCTCTTTCTTCTTTTGGTATACTAGCGTGCGTCATACTCGCAGGGTGACCAACTAAACTTTCTACACCACCTAAAGATTCTGCTAACGTGAAAAGCTTTAAACTTTCAACAATTTTTATGGCATCTTTATATGAACTTCCTTTAGGCACGAAAGAAATCATTCCTCCAAAACCACTCATCTGCTCTTTAGCAATTTGATGATTAGGATGAGCTACAAAACCTGGCCAATATACTTTTTCTATTTTTGAATGTGCATTTAAATAATTCGCAATTTTCTCTCCGTTTTCACAATGGCGTTGCATTCTTACATGCAAAGTTTTAATTCCACGTAAAGCCAAAAAACTATCCATTGGCCCACAAATTGCACCGCTTGCATTTTGAATAAAGTAAAGCTTATCTGCTAATTCTTTATCATTAACAATAAGCGCTCCCAAAACCACATCGCTATGTCCGCTTAAATACTTAGTAGCAGAATGCATTACAATATCAGCTCCTAAATCTAAAGGTTGCTGTAAATAAGGGCTCGCAAAAGTATTATCGACAGCCAATAATATATTGTGTTTTTTAGAAATAGCTACGACTCCTTTAATATCTATAATACTCATCATAGGGTTTGTTGGTGTTTCTACCCAAAGCAATTTTGTTTTATTAGATATATACTTCTCAATATTATCAACGTCTTCCATTTCAATAAATTGAAAAACGATACCATAATTTTCAAAAACTTTTTTAAATAAGCGATAGCTTCCTCCATACAAGTCACTCGTAGAGACAACTTCATCTCCTGGACTTAATAGTTTCAATATTGCATCAATAGCCGCCATACCACTTCCGAATGCCATACCGTAATTTCCATTTTCGATACTTGCCAAAGAATTTTCTAAAGCACTACGGGTTGGGTTTCCACTTCGAGAATATGCATACCCTAAGTGATCACCTGGTGTATTTTGTGCATATGTAGACGTTTGATATATAGGTGGCATTACGGCCCCATAAGCCTTATCTGGGTTTTGACCTCCATGAATAACCTTACTGTTAAAATTTAATTTCTTTTCGTTCATAACTCTTGCCTATACTTACAAATGTACCGTTATCTTTGTACGATAACAATTACCATTCATTACTTGAAATTTTATATATCTATGAAAATAAAGTTAACACTCTTATTTATTTTATTAGTAATTATCGGTTGTAAAGATAAAAATGAGTTATCGCATGAATCCGTAACTTTTAAAAGCGAAAACTGTAATGATTGCCCTAAAGTACTTGTTGATACTTATAATTTTAAAGGCGATAGTGAACTAGCGTCTATCATAAACAATACTTTACAAGAGGAAATTATAGATCAATTAATATATGATGATGAAATTATAGCGAATACAGTTGAAGAAGCTATAACTTCATTCAAAAAGGGCTTTTTAGCTTTAAAAGAAATGTATCCTGACGAAAGTTTAGGTTGGGAAGCTAAAATTAAAACGGATATAACTTTTGAAAACAAAGATGTTATCTCTATAAAATTAGATACTTATATTTTTACTGGTGGAGCACATGGATTTAGCGCCTCAAAGTTTTTAAATTTTGATAAGAAAAAAGGAAACGAGTTTGAAAATTGGAAGTTGTTTAATGATAAAGGTGCTTTTACACACTTTGTAGAAACTAAATTCAAAATTCAAGAAGATATCCCCCAAAACTCCTCCATTAATAGCACTGGATTTATGTTTGAGGGAGATATATTTTATTTACCATCTAATATTGGCTTCACCGATAAGGGTCTTCAATTAATTTACAATCAATATGAAGTTGCGTCTTATGCTGACGGACCAATTGTAATAACACTACCTTACAATGAGATTAAAAAATATCTATCTGTAAGTATTAAAAAATAAGTTTTTATTTCGTCTGTACTTTTAATAGCGATAAAATTGTCCCTAAATGTAACCCCTCATGAAAAGAGTTAAACGCAATAGCATCTTCAACAGAGCTTAAAGTAACGTCTAAACTAGTATCATATGTACTAAATGACTTAAATTCACCTTTT
Encoded proteins:
- a CDS encoding TonB-dependent receptor, which produces MNKKLTLLFFFVSHIFYAQNILVLDFDTKEPIVNVAVFNVDKSKAVISDFDGQCDISIFNKGERITFKHYGHEIYKTTKAQIKKREGKVYLVPITQQLDEVVMSISKWEQQKKDIPQKIVAINAKSIAFTNPQTAADLLENSGKVFVQKSQLGGGSPMIRGFSTNRLLLSVDGVRMNNAIFRGGNIQNVIAIDPYIIRNTEIVFGPGSVIYGSDAIGGVMNFFTKEAQFSAINKNIVSGNADYRFSSANSENTGHFDFNIGTEKWAFLTSATYNNFGDLKMGKYGPDSYLRENYVETFDGEDILVTNNSPRDQIPTGYNQINLMQKIKFKPNSNWGLSLNNYYSETSDYSRYDRLIRPNSADDGLRSAEWYYGPQKWFMSNLQYTKNGKGGFYDGLKVTTAYQFFEESRNDRDFQDDIRYSTKEKLDVASINIDFENKRIGDLRLYYGGEYIYNKVHSFGSQQNIITGESDETASRYPDKSTWQTMAGYVNAEYKIKPNVALLSGLRYSRVWLDAEFNTEFYSFPFNNADLSTGALTGSLGVSWFPKADLQVTANLSTGFRAPNIDDVGKIFDSEPGSVVVPNPDLEPEYAYNVDLGIQKNIKDKVTIKASTFYTHLVDALVRRDFEFNGMSQIEYNGELSNVQAIQNAAKAYVYGLELSADVFFTKHISMTSNVSITEGMEEDDDGVSSTGRHVAPTFGDVHLIWKNEKLKADLFFNFNGEVSASDLALSEQSKTYIYASDVNGDPYSPSWHTLNFRSKYAISNSLRGTFGVENITNQRYRSYSSGIVAPGINFILGIGITF
- a CDS encoding DUF3298 and DUF4163 domain-containing protein, with protein sequence MKIKLTLLFILLVIIGCKDKNELSHESVTFKSENCNDCPKVLVDTYNFKGDSELASIINNTLQEEIIDQLIYDDEIIANTVEEAITSFKKGFLALKEMYPDESLGWEAKIKTDITFENKDVISIKLDTYIFTGGAHGFSASKFLNFDKKKGNEFENWKLFNDKGAFTHFVETKFKIQEDIPQNSSINSTGFMFEGDIFYLPSNIGFTDKGLQLIYNQYEVASYADGPIVITLPYNEIKKYLSVSIKK
- the gdhA gene encoding NADP-specific glutamate dehydrogenase: MELKIKTFMEEVKTRNGHEPEFIQAVQEVAETVIPYIAKHKIYNGKNILLRMVEPERLISFRVAWVDDKGEIHVNRGYRIQMNSAIGPYKGGLRFHPSVNASILKFLAFEQVFKNSLTTLPMGGGKGGSDFDPKGKSDDEVMRFCHAFMLELNRHIGPNTDVPAGDIGVGAREIGFLFGMYKKIRNEFTGVLTGKGRSWGGSLIRPEATGYGTVYFAQSMMKTQGKDFSGKNVVISGSGNVAQYAAEKALQLGAKVLTLSDSQGYIVDTDGIDNEKLEFVMDLKNNRRGRISEYADKYASATFHKGKTPWEVKCDIALPCATQNELSGDDAKTLIKNGCICVAEGANMPSTPEAIYEFHEAKILFAPGKASNAGGVATSGLEMSQNSLRISWTREEVDGRLKDIMEDIHDSCIEYGKDENGYCNYVKGANIAGFVKVADAMLAQGVI
- the recO gene encoding DNA repair protein RecO; the protein is MQVTTKAIILSALKYGDTSLIVKAYTASDGVKSYLLKGVLTSKKGKLKAAYFQPLTQLEIVAYHKNKGTLETIKEVKVAYHYQELHTNITKNALTFFIAEMLSNSIHEEEGDQNLFDFLEASLQWLDANSEISNFHLHFFVVLTKYFGFSPDTTEINAPYFDLLEGAFIYKLSLNPIMLGENLNYFKRFLGINFDAIQTIKMNKKQRQELLKSIILYYELHLHGFRKPKSLAILNEVFS
- a CDS encoding cystathionine gamma-synthase; translation: MNEKKLNFNSKVIHGGQNPDKAYGAVMPPIYQTSTYAQNTPGDHLGYAYSRSGNPTRSALENSLASIENGNYGMAFGSGMAAIDAILKLLSPGDEVVSTSDLYGGSYRLFKKVFENYGIVFQFIEMEDVDNIEKYISNKTKLLWVETPTNPMMSIIDIKGVVAISKKHNILLAVDNTFASPYLQQPLDLGADIVMHSATKYLSGHSDVVLGALIVNDKELADKLYFIQNASGAICGPMDSFLALRGIKTLHVRMQRHCENGEKIANYLNAHSKIEKVYWPGFVAHPNHQIAKEQMSGFGGMISFVPKGSSYKDAIKIVESLKLFTLAESLGGVESLVGHPASMTHASIPKEEREKVGVVDSLIRLSVGIEDIDDLISDLEQALN